The Microbacterium sp. SORGH_AS_0862 region CCGCCACGATCGTGGTCGTCACCTACAACCGTTCCGCTCTGCTGACGCGGCTGCTGACCAGCGTGGCGGCGATGGATCCCGCTCCCGGCCACCTCGTCGTGATCGACAACGCCTCGACCGACGAGACCGCCGAGGTCATCGAGCAGTTCCGCCCGCGCCTGAACACGCAGGTCGTGTATCGCCGTCTCGAGACGAACACCGGCGGCTCCGGCGGGTTCAGCGAGGGGATGCGCACCGCCTACGAGCTCGGCTCCGCGTGGATCTGGCTCATGGACGACGACGTCGAGGTGCTTCCCGACGGCCTGGCACGCATGGGGAAGTGGGCCCCGCGCTTCAAGAGCATCCAGGGCAGGCGCTACGACTACGACGGCAGCGAGTTCTACTGGCAGTACCGCGTGGCCGACCGCATGGGCATCCCGATCCCCTTCGCCCCCGCCGGCTTCGACGCCTCCGGGTTCAAGGAGATGAACTCCGGCTGTTTCGAGGGGATGTTCATCCATCGCGACATCGTGTCGCGGATCGGGCTCCCCGATCCCCGGTTCTTCATCTACTGGGACGACCAGCTCTACGGCTGGCTGGCCTCACGCGTCACGACCTCGGTCATCGTCGACGAATTCGTGCTTCGCCGAACGCGCGAGATCAAGCAGTGGGACATGGGCATCCGCCACATGAACGCCTCGAGCGACGCGTACCGCTACTACATCATGCGCAACCGCGCCTACATCAAGCGTTACTACCGCGAGCTGGGCGTGTACAACCCGTTCCTGTTCGGCCTCGGCACCGCGATGACCTTCGCCAAGGAGCTCATCCGACTGGTGGTCGTCGAACGCAAGGTGCGCGGCACGAGCAACCTGTTCCGCGGCCTTCGCGACGGTCGCAAGATCGCGCGCGACCGGTCGTGGAAGCCGATGCCGCCGCTCACGCAGCAGCCTCAGCCCGCCGCGTAGTCGGCGTTGTAGCGCTCGAGGACCTCGCCGATCGGCGCGGTCCATCTTCAGCGCACCCCTGTCGAGATAGAGGCCGCGCGTGCAGAAACGGCGCAGATCCTTCTCATTGTGGCTCACGAAGAAGAGCGTCCGTCCGTCGGCGAGCAGTTCGTCGATACGGCGATAGCACTTCTCCCGGAAGGCCTTGTCGCCCACGGCGAGCACCTCGTCGACGAGCAGGATCGGCTCCTCCAGCTGGGAGACGACGGCGAAGGCGAGCCGCACCTTCATCCCGTTCGACAGGTGCTTGTACGGCGTGTCGACGAAATCGTGGAGCTCGGCGAAATCGATGATCGAGTCGAAGCGCCGCGAGATCTCGGCGCGACTCATGCCGTGCAGCCCGGAGGTCAGACGGACGTTCTCGCGCACCGTGAGGTCGCCGACGAAGCCGCCGGTGATCTCGATGAGCGGGGCCACGCCACCGAGGACGCGAACGGAGCCCTCGTCGGGCAGGAGGACGCCGGCGACGAGCTTGAGGAGCGTGGACTTGCCCTGCCCGTTGCGTCCCACGACACCGATCGATTCTCCCGGGGCGACGGTGAAGGTGACGTCCCGCAGCGGCCAGAACTCGCCCGGGCGGGCGCGCCGGGATGCGCCGCCGAACAGGTCCTTGAGGCTGCGCCGCCCCCGCCGGTTGCGCCGGAACCGGACGCCAAGCTCCTGCACATCGATCGCGACGTCCGCGGCCATCACAGCTCCTTCAGCACGGGTCGCTCGAGGCGTCGGAACACGAGCACGCCCAGCCCGAGGATCGCCAGGCTCACGACCGCGCCGGTGACCACGGAGAGGGTATCCCACTGGTCCGGGAAGAACCCCGCGCGGTACAGCGTGAAGATGCCCGCGAGCGGGTTGAACGCCGCGACCTCGCGAAAGCCCGCGGGCAGGTCCGAGACCCCGTAGATGATCGGCGAGGCATAGAAGAGAGCCCGCAGGATGAGTCGGGTCGTACGCTCCAGGTCTCCCCAGAGCACGCACAGCGGTGCGACGATGAGTCCCAGCCCGACCAGCAAGGCGACCTGCAGCAACACCGCGACCGGGAACAGGAACAGGCCCCATCCGACCGTCGCTCCTGCGAACACCGCGAAGAGCACGAGCACGGGCATCGAGCACAGGAACTCGACGCCTTTGCTCAGCACGATGCGATTGATCCAGATCGACCGCGGGATGGCCGTGGACCTCACGAGTCGGGCGTCCTTGTTGAACGCGCGGGTGAAGTCGGTGACCGCCGCGTTGAACCAGACCCAGGGCAGCAGCGCTGTGATGAGGAAGACGATGTAGGGCTTCTCGCCCACATCCCGCCCGAAGACCTGCGTGAAGACGAACCAGTAGATGGCGCTCATCACGAGTGGATCGAGCACGGACCACAGATAGCCGAGTGCACTGGTCGCGTATCGGACCTTCAGGTCGCGGGCCGACAGGAGCCACAGCGAGTGGAGGTAGCGCCGCCGGGATCCGGGGGCACCGACAGCGGCTGAGCTCATCGTCGTCGAGTCTAGGGGCACGTATCAGGCGAGGGTGTTGTGCCACATCGACAGCGCGGAACCGATCGCCATGTGCATGTCGAGGTACTGGTAGGTCCCGAGCCGTCCGCCGAAGTGCACGTCGCGTTCCCCTTTCGCCAGCTCTCGGTATGCCAGAAGCCCCGCACGGTCCTGTGGGGTGTTCACGGGATAGTACGGCTCGTCCTCGCGCGTCGCGAAACGAGAGAACTCTCGGACGATGACGGTGCGATCCTTCGGGTAACGGTCGACCCGCTCGGGGTGGAAGTGCTTGAACTCATGGATGCGGGTAAAGGGCACATCGGCGTCCGCATAGTTCATGACGCTCGTTCCCTGGAAGTCCGCGATGTCCAGCACTTCCCGATCGAAATCGAGAGTGCGCCACGATAGTGCGCCCTCCGCGTCATCGAAGTAGCGGTCGATCGGCCCCGTGTAGACCACGGGTACCTGACCCACGACGTCGCGTTTGTTGATCGGCTGCGACGTGTCGAAGAAGTCGCTGTCGAGGCGCACCTCGATGTTCGGGTGCTCCACCATCCGTTCGAGCCATGCCGTGTAGCCGTCGACGGGCAGGCCCTCCCACGTGTCGTTGAAGTAGCGATTGTCGTAGGTATAGCGCACGGGCAGTCGCGAGATGATCTCAGGGGGCAGCTCATGAGGGTCGGTCTGCCACTGCTTCGCGGTGTAGTCCCGGATGAATGCCTCGTACAACGGACGCCC contains the following coding sequences:
- the glf gene encoding UDP-galactopyranose mutase, coding for MDLLIVGSGLFGLTVAERAAAAGRKVTVLERRHHIGGNAYSEVDPATGIEVHTYGAHLFHTSNATVWQYVNRFTAFTDYVHRVYTTHRGIVYPLPINLGTINQFFQSAYTPGEARALIQELAREFDPKRAQNLEERAIGLIGRPLYEAFIRDYTAKQWQTDPHELPPEIISRLPVRYTYDNRYFNDTWEGLPVDGYTAWLERMVEHPNIEVRLDSDFFDTSQPINKRDVVGQVPVVYTGPIDRYFDDAEGALSWRTLDFDREVLDIADFQGTSVMNYADADVPFTRIHEFKHFHPERVDRYPKDRTVIVREFSRFATREDEPYYPVNTPQDRAGLLAYRELAKGERDVHFGGRLGTYQYLDMHMAIGSALSMWHNTLA
- a CDS encoding ABC transporter permease, encoding MSSAAVGAPGSRRRYLHSLWLLSARDLKVRYATSALGYLWSVLDPLVMSAIYWFVFTQVFGRDVGEKPYIVFLITALLPWVWFNAAVTDFTRAFNKDARLVRSTAIPRSIWINRIVLSKGVEFLCSMPVLVLFAVFAGATVGWGLFLFPVAVLLQVALLVGLGLIVAPLCVLWGDLERTTRLILRALFYASPIIYGVSDLPAGFREVAAFNPLAGIFTLYRAGFFPDQWDTLSVVTGAVVSLAILGLGVLVFRRLERPVLKEL
- a CDS encoding glycosyltransferase family 2 protein encodes the protein MAAASESPDVPSHTPFDPASATIVVVTYNRSALLTRLLTSVAAMDPAPGHLVVIDNASTDETAEVIEQFRPRLNTQVVYRRLETNTGGSGGFSEGMRTAYELGSAWIWLMDDDVEVLPDGLARMGKWAPRFKSIQGRRYDYDGSEFYWQYRVADRMGIPIPFAPAGFDASGFKEMNSGCFEGMFIHRDIVSRIGLPDPRFFIYWDDQLYGWLASRVTTSVIVDEFVLRRTREIKQWDMGIRHMNASSDAYRYYIMRNRAYIKRYYRELGVYNPFLFGLGTAMTFAKELIRLVVVERKVRGTSNLFRGLRDGRKIARDRSWKPMPPLTQQPQPAA